Below is a genomic region from Thermodesulfobacteriota bacterium.
GATGCGGAAAGACCCTCCATTCAATTTGGACTACATATATTCAACTTATATTCTCGGTTTAATAGACTCTACAAAAACCCTGGTTATAAACAATCCCAAGGGGATCCGGGAGTCGAATGAAAAGCTATATACCTTGAATTTTCCTCAACTGATTCCCCTGACCATGGTAACTAAGGATATGGACAGGCTTAAAAAATTCCTTGCGGAAATAGGCGGAGAAATGGTGGTGAAACCCCTGGATGGCTGCGGGGGGGAGGGGATATTCTACGTCAAAGAGGGTGATAGAAATGCCAACGTTATATTGGAAACGATAACTCAAGGTGGAAGCCGTTATGTCCTCGCTCAGAAGTTTATCGACAGGGTATCGGAGGGGGATAAAAGAATAATTCTCTTGAACGGAGAGCCGCTGGGTGCCGTGCTCAGGGTGGCCAAGCCCGGCGGAGAATTCAGGTGTAATTTCCATTCCGGGGGCAGCCCGGCTAAGACCGACCTTGAGGACAGGGATTTATATATCTGCCGGGAATTAGCGCCAAGGCTTCGGGCAGACGGGCTTTATTTCGTGGGGATAGATGTCATAGGTGGATATCTTACCGAGGTTAATACCACCAGTCCGACCGGGGTTCAGGAAATAAACCGGCTATCCGGGACCCGCATAGAATCTCAGGTTGTAGATTTTGTTGAAGAAGTGCTCAGGGATTCAAGGATGAAGATCGGCTTTCAGAATTAGTAGCGTCGGAAGCCTGTTTCCGGATGGATAACTTTCGAGAATTCGGTTATCTTCTTTCATCGAATTCTTTTTAATAATAGAGGATTGGGACAATGAAAATTTCAAGAGACGCTGTGCGCCGTGTAGCCGAGCTTGCCAGGTTGGAGTTTAAAGAAGAGGAGCTTGAGAAATTTACCGAGCAGCTAGGAAATATATTAGAGCATATAGACGAGCTGAATGAACTCGATACCTCTCATGTAGAGCCTACTTTTCATGTCCTCGATATCTCGACGCCGGTTAGGGAGGATGAGGTAAAGCCGTGGCTGAGCCCGGACGAGGCTCTGGAGAACGCCCCCCATAGAGAGGATGATTTTTTCTCGGTGCCTAAGGTTATCGAAGATTGACTTTATTTTCCTAGTTTGATTCTTGATAACCAAGTTGAAACAAGTATCTCGCATCGAGATGCAAAAAAGGAGACATAAATGGATTTACCGTTTCATACGATCAGGGAAATTTCAGACTTGATCCAGAAAAAAGAGGTATCCCCGGTCGAGCTGGCCGAAGCGGTCATAAAAAGAATAGAAGAGGTTGATATTAGGGTAAATTCCTATATAACCACACTCAAGGATGAGGCCATAAGTTCGGCGAAGGAAGCAGAGGATCTCATTTCCTCGGGTAAATATAAAGGACCGCTCCATGGAGTTCCGATTGGACTCAAGGACATCTTTTGCATGAAAGGAGTAAAAACAACGTGCGGCTCTAAAATTCTGGAGAACTTCATCTCTCCTTATGATGCCACGGTCACTCAGAAACTTAAAGAAGCGGGGGCGGTAATTCTAGGAAAAAACAACATGGATGAGTTTGCTATGGGCTCATCAACGGAAAACTCCTATTTCGGGCCCACCAGAAATCCCTGGGACCTAGAGCGGGTTCCCGGTGGTTCAAGCGGCGGTTCTGCCGCGGCGGTTTCTTCCTCTCTTTGTTTCGCATCTATCGGAACCGATACCGGCGGTTCCATAAGACAGCCGGCGGCACTCTGCGGGATCGTTGGAATCAAGCCTACCTACGGAAGAGTAAGCAGGTTTGGGATGATCGCATTTGCCTCTTCCCTAGACCAGGCTGGCCCCTTGACTAAGACCGTAGAGGATGCTGCTCTTATCCTGAACGTGATATCGGGAAAAGATTCTAGAGATTCAACTTCTGTTAATATTCCGGTCCCTGATTACACTACGCATATAAGGGATGATATCAAGGGTGTTAAGGTCGGCGTTCCCAAGGAGTATTTTATAGAGGGGATTGATGCCGAGATAGAGAAAGAGGTGCGAAAGGCAATTGCTCTCATCGAGGATTTGGGCGCGAAAGTGGAGGAAATTTCTCTTCCTCACACCCGATATGCCGTCTCTGCTTATTACATACTTGCTCCCTCTGAGGCCAGCTCAAATTTGGCCCGGTATGACGGGGTGAAGTACGGCTTTCGGGTCTCCGATGCCCGGTCTCTCATGGATATGTACGTCAGAACTAGGGCTCGGGGTTTTGGCAACGAGGTTAAAAGGAGGATAATGATCGGGACCTATGCCCTTTCTTCGGGATATTATGATGCGTATTATCTAAAAGCTCAGAGGGTGAGAACGTTGATCAGGAGGGATTTTGAGGAGGCTTTTAAGAGGGTAGATGTGATTGTGACCCCGACGTCGCCAGAAGCCGCTTTCAAAATCGGTGAGAAATCAGATGACCCGCTTAAGATGTATCTTTCAGACATTTTCACAATACCGTGCAATCTGGCTGGTCTTCCCGGTATCTCCATTCCTTGCGGGTTTACTTCCGGCGGATTGCCAATAGGCCTTCAGATTCTGGGAAAGCCATTTGATGAAGAAACAATTCTTAGAGTAGCCTATAATTATGAGCTTCATACGAATTGGAAGGAAAAAAGACCCCCGATTTAAAGCTGGATGGATGATGCAGGATACAAGATGCAAGTAACAACTTCATGAATCGTGCGTCATGTATGATGCGTCGTTTTATTCGTGTAAATTAGTGTTTACCCCATGAGATGGTATAAAACTATCTCATGGGGTGAATTCGTGGCTAAGTGTTTATTGGGAGGAAGCATGTCAGAGAAAAAGAGAGTTTGCATGATTTGTGGAAAACCTTCGGAGGTCTCGATTTGCGATTCCTGCAAGGCCCAGATCCAGGGCGAGGCGATTGAAAAGAAGCAAAAGATTGAGAGAGAAGTAAGAATCGGCCCAGAGATGGAGAAAGAGAAGAAAAAAAAGAAAGAGTAGGGGCAACCCTTGTGATTGCCCATTGAAGGGCAAATACCAAAGATTTGCCCTTACTCAAACTTTCCCCCAAACCTTAAGCGCTTCCTTGTAAACCTTGCTTTTAGAAACCTTACATTTTTGTGAGACTTCTTTGACAGAATCCTTTAAGGTGAATCCTTTATCTTTACAGGTTTTAAGCTGATCTTTTATAATGTCGGAAGAGGCTTCTTTTTCTTCATCGCTTCTACCCTCTACCACAATCGTAAATTCCCCTTTTAATTTATTCCTTTCCTCTAGTATCTTGACCACCTTACTAATACTTCCCTTCACCGATTCCTCAAACATCTTGGTAAGCTCCCGGCTTACGGAGACCTGTCTGTCTCCTAGAACTTCGAGGATACCCTTTAGAGTTTCTAGGATTCTATTAGGAGATTCATAGAATATGAGTGTCTCCGTGTGTTCCCGGATCTCTTCCAGGAATTCCCTTCTTTTTTTGCTAGATTTAGGAAGAAATCCGAAAAAGGCAAAGCTTGATGTGGGAAGCCCAGACACGCTAAGCGCGGCTATTGCTGCCGATGGGCCGGGCACCGGAATTACCTCGATGCCCTTTTCCGAGGCGAGCTTTACCAGTCTATATCCCGGGTCTGAAACCCCCGGCGTTCCGGCGTCTGAGACCAAAGCGACGTTTTTCCCGGATTCTAAGAGCGCTACAAGTTCCTCTGCCTTTTCTATCTCGTTATGCTCGTGATAGCTGGTCAGCGGCTTCAGTATTTGATGATGGAAAATGAGCTTTTTTGTAACCCTAGTATCCTCGCAAGCGATAATGTCCACTTCCCTTAAAATCCTCAGCGCTCGGAATGTTATATCCTCAAGGTTGCCTATAGGGGTAGATACGATATAAAGTTTGCCTTTCATTTGTTGAAATGATTAGCCACGAGAGTAAACAAACATAAATCAATATAGTAAGGATACAAGATGCAAAATAGTCATGCATCGTGCATCATGTATCCTGTATCGTTTTATTCACGTTCATTCGCGGCTTAAAGGTAGAAGCTTAGAAAATAGACCTATTTTAAAAGCTGGCGGAGGGCGAGGGATTCGAACCCCCAAGTCCTTTCGGACGCCGGTTTTCAAGACCGGTGCATTAGCCGTTCTGCCAGCCCTCCGTAACCAGAACTTTAGCATTTTACTCAAATAAGGGATTACGGCTACATCCGGGTAAAGATAATTCTACACCAGCCCCTATGAGGCTTCAAGGAAAGCACCATTTGAGCCAAGCTTAAAATCCAATATTTATTCTTTGTTTATGTGGGTAGCTTTACTTATTGGGTGTTACCCGGAGAGTCGGAGTTTAAACGTTTTGGCTGGAGGATAAAAATTAAAAACCTGCCCTCCCTTCTTTTATTCAATAAAAAAGCAAATAGCAATACGTTTGCTTTTGAAGATTACTTGTGCTCTGTACTCGAATCTCAGTTGCTGTGGGGATGCTTCCTGGTAACTATGCTTCTGGTTAGCAGGATTTCATTCTCTTGGAGGTCCTCATCCATTTCTTCTGAAGTACCCTTCTCGAAGGATTTGTCGTAATCGACAAAAGTAAGATAATGATCCCATAATCTGGTATCAATATCGTTATTATCTATCATTTTACTTCACCCCCTCTCCGCTGATTCCCTGCTTCTATTATATCATTTGTCGATCACCAATTCCAACTAATTTTTACAATAAGAGGGCGAAAGTGAAGATTGTGATAGTTCAATTGTCTAAGTGGTTTTAGAACTTGCTTTTTTCTTATTTTCTTATATTTTTATTGCCTTTATTAAAAATCTGAGGAGATAGAGATGGAAGAGGAAATAGTGCTATACTGCACCCGGTGCGGAAAGCTGTTCAATGTATCCCAGGTAGAGAACAAGAACTTGAGGCAGTCGATATGCGATAGTATCTGGGAAGTAACCGATTTTGCCAAGCACTTTAAGTGCTGGCATTGCTTACAAATAAGAGAACTTGACCCATATGAAAGGCCTGATCGATTTGAGGTAGATAGCAATGTCTAACTAAGGTTTTATTAAATGCTTAATACCAAAGTAGTAGAAATTCCTGAAGAATTAGCTTTTTTTCGTCCCAAAAATCAACCTTGACTTGGCGTCAGTAATTTGATTTCATTATGAATAGTATCAAGGATTCCTCATCCTCCACGACCCTTTCTCTCTGAGGGAAGATCGACAGCCGTCGATCTTCCCTCTTTATATTTTTACAGGGTTGTTTTTACTAAATAAAGTTGTTAAATCTCTAAGAAAGAAACCAGATAAATTACATTCTAGATTTTTCTTTTTCCGGGCTTGATTTAAGCGAGAACGAGCGGGATTTTTGTAATGATTGAAAGAGTACAGGCATGAGATTGCCGGGTATGGTAACTTGAAATGCGGTTTTTTTTATGTTATCTAAATCTAGTTTAACCGAATTTTAATAAGAGCCAGGAGGGATTGATGGCGGAAGAAACTCAAGTTAGTGAAGTTATAAGCATGAAACAACTGCTCGAAGCGGGCGTTCACTTTGGGCATCAGGTAAGTCACTGGAATCCCAGAATGAAACCATACATATTCGGGAGCAGGAATGGAATCCATATAATAGACCTTCAACAGACTGTGACCTTTTTTAAGAAGGCTTATAACTTCGCTAGGGACATTGTTGCCGATGGCGGGGAAGTTTTATTCGTGGGGACAAAAAAGCAAGCTCAAGGGATCATTGCCGAAGAAGCAATCAGATGCGGGATGCCCTTCGTCAATACCAGATGGTTGGGTGGTACACTCACCAATTTCAATACGATAAGAGGGAGGGTTGACTATCTCCTCGAACTGAAGAAATTGGAGGAGGAGGGGCAGATGGACCTTCTGCCGAAAAACGAAGCCAAGGGGCTAAAGAGGCAGATTCAAAAATTGGAGTATCTGTTGAATGGGATAGTCAATATGAGAAGATACCCGGAGGCAATGTTCATCGTCGATGCCAAAAAAGAATATATAGCCGTCAGGGAAGCCAGAAAACTGGGGATTCCGATCATAGCGGTGATAGACACTAATTGCGACCCGTCCAATGCCGATTTTATAATACCCAGTAATGATGATGCTATAAGGGCGATTAAGTTATTTGCTTCACGCATTGCTGACGCCTGTATAGAAGGGAAACATATATATGAACAGAGGGTGTTGGCCGGAGAGATAGCTAAGCCAGAGGCGGAACAGGCTCCATTGATCGTGGAGAGAAAGGTATTCGTGTTCAAGGAATACGGGGAGGATGAGAAGGACAAGGAGTCAACATCGGTGGCGGTATCCGAGGGCCCATCAGAAGCCGACTACCAGGAGACTTTCGAGGAGGAATCTGAATAATGGCAGATGTAAAAGCACAAATGGTAAAAGAGATAAGGGATAGAACGGGCGCTCCATTTCTTGATTGTAAGAAAGCTCTTGAGGAAACGGGCGGTGATTACGAGAAAGCTGTGGAAATTCTGAGGATAAAGGGCCTCACCAAAGCGGCAAAAAAGGTGGGAAGAGAGACACCGGAAGGAATAATAACCTCTTATATACACCCCGGAGGAAAAATCGGTGTAATGGTTGAGGTAAACTGTGAAACTGATTTTGTGGCAAGAAATGAGGAGTTCCAGGCATTCACCAAAGAGATTGCCATGCAAATCGCTGCAGCAAATCCCAGCTTTATCAAGAGGGAGGATGTACCCGAGTCAGTAATCCAAAAGGAAAAGGAAGTAATGAAAGCTCAGGTAATAGAATCGGGGAAGCCAGCAAACGTTGCGGATAAGATTGTTCAGGGGAAGATCGAGAAGTTCTATGAAGAAATTTGTCTGTTGGAACAAACCTACATCAGGGACCCTAAGATAAAGGTCCTAGATCTTTTAAACTCTCTCGTGGCAAAGATAGGGGAGAATATCGTGATAAGACGATTTACCAGATATCAACTGGGGGAGCCGATTGATTAACAATGAATTCGGTAGACCCATTGCCAAAACCTAAATATAAAAGGGTTCTTCTTAAGCTGAGTGGAGAGGCGCTCCAAGGCCCAGAAAATTACGGGATAGGTCTTGAAATACTGGAAACTATTTCTGAGGAGATAGTGGAGATACATGCCCTGGGGATTGAAACTGCGGTAGTGATTGGCGGTGGCAATATCTTTCGGGGAGTTGCTGGTGCGGCAACCGGTATGGATAGGGCTACTGCGGATTATATGGGAATGCTAGCTACAGTCATTAATGCTCTAGCCCTTCAGGATTCAATAGAAAGGAAGGGGATAATGACCAGGGTTCAGACTGCTCTGGAAATCAAGCAGGTGGCAGAGCCGTATATAAGGAGAAGAGCGATAAGACATCTAGAGAAGGGTAGGGTAGTTATACTTGCTGCCGGTACCGGAAATCCATTTTTCACGACTGACACGGCAGCCACGCTTCGAGCGCTTGAGATTGGGGCTGATGTGATCCTCAAAGCAACGAAGGTGGATGGAGTGTATGACAGAGACCCGGTTAAGCATAAGGATGCCATCAAATTCGAGGAACTCAGTTTTATGGAGGTTTTGAGGAAAGAATTAAAAATCATGGATGCGACAGCCATCTCTCTTTGCATGCAGGGAAATATTCCCATTGTGGTCTTCAACCTCTTCGAGCATGGGAACATAAAGAGGATTATAATGGGAGAGGAAATAGGGACTATAGTAAGGAGTGGGTGAGGAGATGAGCGAGGACAAAAGCATTAATGATATTCTGGAAGATGCAAAAAAAAGGATGGCTAAGTCCATAAGCGTACTCGAGTCGGAACTAGCTAAGGTGAGAACGGGTAGAGCCTCTACCGCGCTTGTCGATCATATAAAAGTTGATTACTATGGGACGCAAACACCTGTAAGTCAAATGGCCACCGTTTCTGTCCCGGAATCTAGGACTATAGTAATTCAACCTTGGGACATCAGTGCGATACCCAATATCGAAAAGGCGATCAGGCAATCTGACCTGGGTATAAATCCGTCCAACGACGGAAAAGTGATAAGAATAATCATACCGGTGCTCACCGAAGAGAGAAGAAGAGAGTTGGTAAAATACGTGGGTAAGGTAGCCGAAGAGTATAGGATAACTATAAGACAGATAAGGAAAGACACTAATAATCTAATTAAAGAATTGGAAAAGGAGAAGAAAGTCCCGGAAGACGAAGTAAAAAGAAGCCTCAACAAGATCCAAGAAACTACGGATAACTATATTAAAAAGGTAAATGAGATTCTGGAAAGAAAAGAGAAAGAAATCATGGAGTTTTAATCCCCCTATATTTCTGCATCCCTTGCTAGTATTGCTTTTGTCTTTTCTAAAATAACCAGTTTTAACTTTTTGTGCTAGAATTAATCAAAAAACCGAGGTAAAACATGAGAAGTTCCATTGCCAACTTTTTCTCTTACCTCTTTATGGCATCCGCTTTCGTTTTTTTGATTTCGGCTATTTGCCTACTGGTCATTGTGTTGAGATATTATGGAACTAGTGTGAGCCCTACAGAAATAGAAGTTGCTTATTACCTGCTTATGTTGCTCATAATAGCTATTATTCTAGGACCTATATCACTTTATATTTCCAATAAGTTAGGCCATTTCACTGGCCGTAAAGAAGAAGTCTGATTGCGGCGGTTTCGCCTTTTTCATAAATACGAATGCCCTAGCTTGTTCATTATTAGCTCAGGGCTCGAAGAGAGGGTTAAAAGTCAATCAGGGCTTCCGCTTTAGGGCTGCTCTTGCCGCGGAAAGCCTGGCGATCGGGACGCGGTAGGGCGAGCAACTCACGTAGTCCATACCTACACTTTGGCAGAATTCTATAGAGGCGGGATCGCCCCCATGTTCCCCGCAGATACCAACCTTGAGATTATGTCTGGTTTTTTTCCCCCTCTCTATGGCGATCCGGATAAACTCTCCGACTCCTTTTAAGTCTATGGTGGAGAAAGGATCTTTATCTAGAATCTCTACCTGTTTCCCATTCAGGGTGGTTTTCGTTTCTAGATAGACCTTTATGAATTTACCCGCATCGTCCCGGGAAAAGGCAAAGGTGGTTTGGGTAAGGTCATTGGTTCCAAAGGAGAAGAATTCCGCTTCGGTGGCTATCTCGTCTGCCGTTACGGTGGCTCTGGGAACCTCAATCATGGTTCCGACATAGTATTTAATCTTCTTTTTGTACCTCTTCATAACCTCCTCTGCCACATCGACGATTATGTCCTTCTGGGCTTTAATTTCGGTAAGCATCCCGACGAGAGGAACCATGACCTCCGGTATTACTTTTATTCCCTCGTCGGCGACCTCACATGCGGCCTCCATGATGGCGCACGTCTGCATACGGCTGATCTCCGGCATGAGAATGCCCAGTCTACAACCTCGGAGTCCAAGCATGGGGTTAAATTCGTGTAGCTCCTCTACCCTGGCCAGGAGCCTCCTTTTTTCTTCCACGAGATTTGCATCTCCGTTGGTGAGTTCCAGCTCTCTTATTTCTACCATTAGGTCCTCACGCCTGGGGAGGAACTCATGGAGCGGAGGGTCGAGAAGCCTTATGGTTACGGGGTATCCATTCATCTCTCGGAAAAGCCCCTTGAAGTCCTCTTTCTGCATGGGAAGGAGCTTTTCTAAAAACTCTTCTCTTTCTTTGCTTGTCTTAGCCAGTATCATTCCCTGCATGAGAGGGATTCGATCCTCTGCAAAGAACATGTGCTCGGTACGGCAAAGACCGATTCCCTGGGCGCCAAATTTTAAGGCTACCTTGGCATCACTGGGTATGTCGGCATTTGTCCTGATGCCCAGTTTTTTGGCTTTATCGGCCCAGCCAAGAATAGTAGAG
It encodes:
- the gshB gene encoding glutathione synthase, which encodes MKLKMAFIMDPIQTINTDKDTTFVLMLESQLRGHEVWYTELKDLFVQNGKAWASVSEISLKRAHDYYSFGKTDTLPLEGFDVVWMRKDPPFNLDYIYSTYILGLIDSTKTLVINNPKGIRESNEKLYTLNFPQLIPLTMVTKDMDRLKKFLAEIGGEMVVKPLDGCGGEGIFYVKEGDRNANVILETITQGGSRYVLAQKFIDRVSEGDKRIILLNGEPLGAVLRVAKPGGEFRCNFHSGGSPAKTDLEDRDLYICRELAPRLRADGLYFVGIDVIGGYLTEVNTTSPTGVQEINRLSGTRIESQVVDFVEEVLRDSRMKIGFQN
- the gatC gene encoding Asp-tRNA(Asn)/Glu-tRNA(Gln) amidotransferase subunit GatC, which gives rise to MKISRDAVRRVAELARLEFKEEELEKFTEQLGNILEHIDELNELDTSHVEPTFHVLDISTPVREDEVKPWLSPDEALENAPHREDDFFSVPKVIED
- the gatA gene encoding Asp-tRNA(Asn)/Glu-tRNA(Gln) amidotransferase subunit GatA; this encodes MDLPFHTIREISDLIQKKEVSPVELAEAVIKRIEEVDIRVNSYITTLKDEAISSAKEAEDLISSGKYKGPLHGVPIGLKDIFCMKGVKTTCGSKILENFISPYDATVTQKLKEAGAVILGKNNMDEFAMGSSTENSYFGPTRNPWDLERVPGGSSGGSAAAVSSSLCFASIGTDTGGSIRQPAALCGIVGIKPTYGRVSRFGMIAFASSLDQAGPLTKTVEDAALILNVISGKDSRDSTSVNIPVPDYTTHIRDDIKGVKVGVPKEYFIEGIDAEIEKEVRKAIALIEDLGAKVEEISLPHTRYAVSAYYILAPSEASSNLARYDGVKYGFRVSDARSLMDMYVRTRARGFGNEVKRRIMIGTYALSSGYYDAYYLKAQRVRTLIRRDFEEAFKRVDVIVTPTSPEAAFKIGEKSDDPLKMYLSDIFTIPCNLAGLPGISIPCGFTSGGLPIGLQILGKPFDEETILRVAYNYELHTNWKEKRPPI
- the rsmI gene encoding 16S rRNA (cytidine(1402)-2'-O)-methyltransferase → MKGKLYIVSTPIGNLEDITFRALRILREVDIIACEDTRVTKKLIFHHQILKPLTSYHEHNEIEKAEELVALLESGKNVALVSDAGTPGVSDPGYRLVKLASEKGIEVIPVPGPSAAIAALSVSGLPTSSFAFFGFLPKSSKKRREFLEEIREHTETLIFYESPNRILETLKGILEVLGDRQVSVSRELTKMFEESVKGSISKVVKILEERNKLKGEFTIVVEGRSDEEKEASSDIIKDQLKTCKDKGFTLKDSVKEVSQKCKVSKSKVYKEALKVWGKV
- the rpsB gene encoding 30S ribosomal protein S2 translates to MAEETQVSEVISMKQLLEAGVHFGHQVSHWNPRMKPYIFGSRNGIHIIDLQQTVTFFKKAYNFARDIVADGGEVLFVGTKKQAQGIIAEEAIRCGMPFVNTRWLGGTLTNFNTIRGRVDYLLELKKLEEEGQMDLLPKNEAKGLKRQIQKLEYLLNGIVNMRRYPEAMFIVDAKKEYIAVREARKLGIPIIAVIDTNCDPSNADFIIPSNDDAIRAIKLFASRIADACIEGKHIYEQRVLAGEIAKPEAEQAPLIVERKVFVFKEYGEDEKDKESTSVAVSEGPSEADYQETFEEESE
- the tsf gene encoding translation elongation factor Ts; this translates as MADVKAQMVKEIRDRTGAPFLDCKKALEETGGDYEKAVEILRIKGLTKAAKKVGRETPEGIITSYIHPGGKIGVMVEVNCETDFVARNEEFQAFTKEIAMQIAAANPSFIKREDVPESVIQKEKEVMKAQVIESGKPANVADKIVQGKIEKFYEEICLLEQTYIRDPKIKVLDLLNSLVAKIGENIVIRRFTRYQLGEPID
- the pyrH gene encoding UMP kinase codes for the protein MNSVDPLPKPKYKRVLLKLSGEALQGPENYGIGLEILETISEEIVEIHALGIETAVVIGGGNIFRGVAGAATGMDRATADYMGMLATVINALALQDSIERKGIMTRVQTALEIKQVAEPYIRRRAIRHLEKGRVVILAAGTGNPFFTTDTAATLRALEIGADVILKATKVDGVYDRDPVKHKDAIKFEELSFMEVLRKELKIMDATAISLCMQGNIPIVVFNLFEHGNIKRIIMGEEIGTIVRSG
- the frr gene encoding ribosome recycling factor: MNDILEDAKKRMAKSISVLESELAKVRTGRASTALVDHIKVDYYGTQTPVSQMATVSVPESRTIVIQPWDISAIPNIEKAIRQSDLGINPSNDGKVIRIIIPVLTEERRRELVKYVGKVAEEYRITIRQIRKDTNNLIKELEKEKKVPEDEVKRSLNKIQETTDNYIKKVNEILERKEKEIMEF